One part of the Mangrovibacillus cuniculi genome encodes these proteins:
- a CDS encoding DUF2339 domain-containing protein produces MANSPWKNHLGKLSEQQEAFAAELKALQKELEARDDLKENEELKQQLQTMKKELRETTTKYERLQEEHRKTKLALQEQLVDEKLQIIRLSKRKVDSYFARDGKGNRLAALEQATKRKLEELQRLSNEELGGFASDFRAKITNFSLELKDRIAAHREEMKVQEEALRQETNAGYQVLEAEGVDDATIQHRVKENQLELKIGLNWINKIGILLIILGVAAAARYSYVSWFSPTVRGISFFILGAAMLVAGEWFYRKKREVFAYGLVGGGIGVLYGATFFSYFLLDILSLTVALALSIFITAGAIFLSLRYNSKTIGSLGLVGGYIPLYSYIGFFGLEGTSVYIAMAYLLLLNGTVMAISFQRRWSLIYYVSFLFHIPSMLVLINISENAWMDVLYSIATFALYLVVTLAYAFRYRQKVWWVDLLLLGANTLVNSMVVYTLIAEVGLLDFRGIVALGFAALYFGLGWYTKQRLTEDKSAIVLFQSVSVTFFALFVPFQFNQDWLAIGWTIQAVALIVYSLREKVRLLERAGWIIYALSLVVFGIKVMISPLLVESRISTLDYFVPTASLLFIVYWYLLEMERAPQTEWIFARLDVFIRGLKYVALVNMWFFVVYEANRYFIKIVPTTLTQYEFFRVMLLIFLTLGVSYVVPKLPKLYDRNVHYISLGLFVLATVGSLATTLGMPTLESTWGENNLANYLAIVLLLGLNAITFMLGKDLLRAKMVRINGYGEWYVLILAAYMLVVVGAIVTQQFQLGDVSFVLSSVYLVLAIGYLLYGFRKGHVYLRRVGLAVTLLSTGKLILVDLTFLSELSKIFAYFLYGIALIGISYLYQRMSNKE; encoded by the coding sequence ATGGCCAACTCACCGTGGAAAAATCATCTCGGTAAGCTTTCAGAGCAGCAAGAGGCATTTGCAGCAGAACTGAAAGCACTGCAAAAGGAATTGGAAGCACGAGATGATTTAAAAGAAAATGAAGAATTAAAACAACAACTTCAGACAATGAAAAAAGAGTTACGTGAGACAACAACAAAATATGAGCGCTTGCAAGAGGAGCACCGAAAGACAAAGTTAGCCTTGCAGGAGCAATTGGTTGATGAAAAGCTACAGATTATTCGACTTTCTAAAAGAAAAGTAGATTCTTATTTTGCTAGAGACGGAAAAGGAAATCGATTAGCTGCTCTTGAACAAGCAACAAAACGGAAGTTAGAGGAGCTACAAAGACTTTCTAACGAAGAGCTAGGTGGTTTTGCCAGCGATTTTCGTGCCAAGATTACTAATTTCTCTTTAGAATTGAAAGACAGAATTGCTGCACATCGAGAGGAAATGAAAGTGCAAGAGGAAGCACTTCGACAAGAGACGAATGCTGGGTATCAAGTACTGGAAGCGGAAGGTGTAGATGACGCAACGATTCAACACCGGGTGAAAGAAAACCAGCTCGAACTTAAAATCGGCTTGAATTGGATTAATAAAATCGGAATTCTTCTTATTATATTAGGCGTAGCTGCGGCTGCAAGATATTCTTATGTATCGTGGTTCTCGCCAACCGTTCGTGGAATCTCATTCTTTATTTTAGGTGCTGCCATGTTAGTAGCAGGAGAATGGTTCTATCGTAAAAAGAGAGAAGTGTTTGCTTATGGTTTAGTTGGTGGGGGAATTGGTGTCTTATACGGGGCAACGTTCTTCAGTTACTTCTTATTAGATATTTTATCATTAACAGTTGCGTTAGCATTATCAATATTCATTACAGCGGGGGCAATCTTTTTATCCCTGCGATATAATTCGAAAACGATCGGATCGCTTGGATTAGTCGGAGGATATATTCCCTTGTATTCCTACATTGGGTTCTTCGGACTTGAAGGGACCAGCGTATACATCGCAATGGCCTATCTCTTGTTATTAAACGGAACCGTGATGGCCATTTCGTTCCAGCGCCGTTGGAGTCTCATTTATTATGTAAGCTTTTTATTCCATATTCCATCGATGCTGGTACTGATCAATATTAGTGAAAATGCATGGATGGACGTTCTATATAGCATCGCGACGTTCGCATTATACTTAGTCGTCACATTAGCTTACGCATTCCGCTATCGTCAAAAAGTTTGGTGGGTGGACTTGCTACTTCTTGGTGCCAATACGTTAGTGAACAGCATGGTAGTCTATACTTTAATTGCTGAAGTGGGCTTACTAGATTTCAGAGGGATTGTTGCGTTAGGTTTCGCCGCTTTATATTTTGGCTTGGGTTGGTATACAAAACAACGACTGACAGAAGACAAATCCGCCATCGTCTTATTCCAATCGGTGTCGGTAACGTTCTTTGCTTTGTTCGTTCCATTCCAATTTAATCAAGATTGGCTGGCGATTGGCTGGACGATTCAAGCAGTTGCGCTAATCGTTTATAGTCTAAGAGAAAAAGTTCGCTTATTAGAGCGTGCAGGTTGGATTATTTACGCGTTAAGCCTGGTCGTGTTTGGCATTAAAGTGATGATTAGTCCTTTGTTAGTGGAATCAAGAATCTCTACATTAGACTACTTCGTTCCGACGGCTAGTCTACTATTCATCGTGTACTGGTATCTATTAGAGATGGAAAGAGCTCCGCAAACAGAGTGGATTTTCGCACGTTTAGATGTGTTTATCAGAGGGTTGAAATATGTGGCATTAGTTAACATGTGGTTCTTCGTCGTATACGAAGCAAATCGCTATTTCATTAAAATTGTACCAACAACGTTAACGCAGTATGAATTCTTCCGCGTGATGTTGTTGATTTTCTTAACGCTTGGGGTGTCATACGTAGTGCCAAAGCTGCCGAAACTGTATGATCGAAATGTTCACTACATTTCACTAGGATTGTTTGTCTTAGCAACTGTGGGAAGTTTGGCGACAACACTTGGCATGCCAACGCTAGAGAGCACGTGGGGAGAAAATAATTTAGCTAACTATTTAGCCATTGTCCTATTGTTAGGACTAAACGCCATTACATTTATGCTTGGTAAAGATCTGTTACGTGCTAAAATGGTTCGCATCAATGGATATGGCGAGTGGTACGTACTAATCTTGGCTGCCTATATGCTAGTGGTGGTAGGGGCAATCGTGACGCAGCAATTCCAGTTAGGGGATGTCAGCTTTGTTTTGAGCTCCGTATATCTGGTATTAGCGATTGGCTATTTATTATATGGATTCCGAAAAGGGCACGTCTACTTGCGACGAGTTGGGTTGGCGGTGACGTTGCTGTCGACAGGTAAATTGATTTTGGTAGATTTAACTTTCCTGAGTGAGTTAAGTAAGATCTTTGCTTACTTCCTGTATGGAATCGCGTTGATTGGGATTTCTTACTTGTATCAGAGGATGAGTAATAAGGAGTAG
- a CDS encoding ATP-dependent helicase: MPTFLQRKAEELGVRLNEVQQQAVQETEGPMLLLASPGSGKTTTLIMRIGYLIEEKSVNPSRIKAVTFSKASAQDMTERFERFFPKLPPVDFSTIHSLAFEVVRHHFFKTQMQFQLIEGVKNQDDIHKKGIIKDIYQGIMKEPLQDDEYEKLATYISFVKNRLIPKEEWRTVSCDVPRAADILEKYEEKKRAHFSKRYIDFDDMLLIANEALAYDKELLQQYQNRYDYVLTDESQDTSLVQHQIIEKLVKPHQNICVVADDDQSIYSWRGADPAYLMTFRDVYKDAMILYMEQNYRSTQDIVSVSNQFIQRNQERYPKKMFTENGTFKPIAFKHLLDHAEQAAFVVQEIQQAPDLKEVAVLFRNNFSALPIIHLLDKAGIPFFMKDADLRFFSHWVVQDIVNIMRLAYADHRVDLLEKVHTKLLGYITKAQMKELHSLPLQGNVFDLLLQNIALKDYQQRLIPEVKKTLQGLRELRPKTAIQRIRLELGYEKALENMCARLGFQMDHLLSILQTLEDIAGDIASIPDFANHLKHLDEELRSAKWKREENAVTLSTFHSAKGLEFDRVYMVDLIQSVIPATNQGKVTNMEEEVRLFYVGMTRARRELTLLSYAKKDGKETKKSEFVQNVEHIIHPPREVPEEQKQRRAKVVKPVFNPNAVRQAEELEAGMTIRHKVFGHGEIQSLEDDAVVIVFPKGRKRLSMSILLEMALIEIVQE, from the coding sequence ATGCCAACATTTTTACAAAGGAAAGCGGAGGAGCTGGGCGTTCGCTTAAATGAAGTACAGCAACAAGCGGTCCAAGAAACGGAAGGACCAATGCTGCTGCTTGCTTCACCAGGTTCTGGTAAAACTACCACGCTGATTATGAGAATCGGCTATTTAATAGAAGAAAAAAGTGTAAATCCAAGTCGTATAAAAGCTGTGACCTTCAGTAAAGCTTCCGCTCAAGACATGACAGAGCGGTTCGAGCGCTTCTTTCCAAAGTTACCCCCAGTGGATTTTTCGACTATTCACAGCTTAGCTTTTGAAGTCGTTCGTCACCATTTTTTTAAAACGCAGATGCAATTTCAATTAATTGAAGGTGTAAAGAATCAAGACGACATTCATAAAAAAGGGATTATTAAGGATATTTATCAAGGAATCATGAAAGAACCTCTTCAAGACGATGAATATGAAAAGCTTGCTACGTACATTAGTTTTGTAAAGAACCGTCTTATCCCTAAGGAAGAGTGGCGAACTGTGTCATGTGACGTGCCACGGGCAGCTGATATTTTAGAAAAGTATGAAGAGAAGAAGAGAGCCCATTTCTCCAAACGATATATCGACTTTGACGATATGTTACTCATTGCGAATGAAGCGTTGGCGTATGACAAAGAGTTACTACAGCAGTATCAAAATCGATACGACTATGTCTTAACCGATGAGAGTCAAGATACGTCGCTTGTCCAACATCAAATTATAGAAAAGTTGGTGAAGCCTCATCAAAATATCTGTGTGGTAGCGGATGATGATCAAAGTATCTATTCTTGGAGAGGTGCAGATCCAGCTTATCTGATGACATTTCGAGATGTCTATAAAGATGCCATGATTCTTTATATGGAACAAAATTATCGATCAACGCAAGATATCGTCTCTGTGTCGAATCAATTTATCCAACGAAACCAAGAGCGGTATCCGAAGAAGATGTTTACAGAGAACGGCACCTTTAAGCCGATAGCGTTTAAACACTTATTAGACCACGCAGAGCAAGCGGCTTTTGTCGTTCAAGAAATACAGCAAGCTCCAGATTTAAAGGAAGTGGCCGTACTCTTCCGAAATAATTTTTCAGCACTACCTATTATCCATCTACTTGATAAAGCTGGTATTCCATTCTTCATGAAAGATGCCGATTTACGCTTTTTCTCCCACTGGGTGGTGCAGGATATTGTAAATATCATGAGGCTAGCGTATGCGGATCACCGTGTGGATCTTCTCGAAAAAGTACACACGAAGTTGCTAGGCTACATTACCAAAGCCCAAATGAAAGAGTTGCATTCACTACCTTTACAGGGCAATGTTTTTGATCTTCTTTTACAAAATATAGCCCTAAAAGATTATCAGCAACGATTAATTCCAGAAGTGAAGAAGACGCTGCAAGGTTTGCGGGAGTTGAGACCAAAGACAGCGATTCAACGCATTCGCTTGGAATTGGGGTATGAGAAAGCGCTGGAGAATATGTGTGCAAGACTTGGATTCCAGATGGATCACTTACTCTCCATCTTACAAACGCTTGAAGATATTGCGGGTGACATTGCGAGTATTCCAGACTTCGCCAACCATTTAAAGCATTTAGATGAAGAGTTGCGAAGTGCTAAGTGGAAACGTGAGGAAAACGCGGTTACGTTGTCGACTTTCCATAGTGCCAAAGGTCTGGAGTTCGACAGAGTATACATGGTGGATCTGATTCAATCGGTCATTCCGGCGACGAATCAAGGGAAAGTTACTAATATGGAAGAAGAGGTACGTCTTTTTTATGTAGGTATGACGCGTGCCAGACGGGAGTTAACCTTGCTATCCTACGCAAAAAAAGACGGAAAAGAAACGAAAAAGTCTGAGTTTGTACAAAACGTGGAGCATATCATTCATCCACCGAGAGAAGTGCCAGAAGAGCAAAAACAACGTCGTGCCAAAGTTGTAAAGCCAGTGTTTAACCCAAATGCAGTGCGACAAGCGGAGGAACTGGAAGCGGGGATGACCATACGACATAAGGTTTTCGGCCATGGAGAAATACAATCTTTAGAAGATGATGCTGTGGTAATCGTATTTCCAAAAGGAAGAAAAAGATTATCTATGTCAATTTTGTTGGAAATGGCATTAATTGAAATCGTTCAGGAGTAA
- a CDS encoding endonuclease MutS2, whose amino-acid sequence MNTSTFEKLQYIELKEIVKTYCVSGLGKQLIEKLIPSSSIKVVQNRLNETTEGRRILDAEGHVPFAGVSNVEHLVHKVEKGMILDPEELVQLSDFLRGCRRIKRFMSEREFSAPVLASYANSMTELMEIEEEINFSIKGSKVSSDASRELKRIRNHIELTEEKVKDRLNKFLNNSGNSKYIQEFFISKKDERYTIPIKASFKNHVQGVVVEVSSKGSTVFMEPSSVSKLSAELAMLQAEEAMVEYQILATLTGMITEQLPTISVNMELIAQYDMVFAKAKFSRQIDGIAPRVNDYGKVNLVACKHPLLTGAVVPLDFEIGENYRSLVITGPNAGGKTIVLKTIGLVTLAVMSGFHVHADPASEVAIFDQVFVDIGDNQSLENALSTFSSHMKNLSEVLRVANNNTLLLFDEIGSGTEPNEGAALAIAILEEFYLKGCITVATTHYGEIKRYSEEHPDFMNAAMQFNNETLEPLYRLMIGRSGDSNALWISRKMEIPAGVLAKAERYITEKKYEYALVNESKKRKPRSAVVEKENVVEVAKGDRVKLLDRNEIGIVYEERDQYRNVKVFLEGDVVEINERRLSLEAKAADLYPEGYDLNTLFVDYKTRKLNHDITRGSKKVLRKIHKEIRDSKKN is encoded by the coding sequence ATGAATACAAGTACTTTTGAAAAATTACAATATATCGAACTAAAAGAAATCGTAAAGACCTATTGCGTGAGTGGTTTAGGCAAGCAGTTGATAGAAAAGTTGATACCGAGCTCTTCGATAAAAGTAGTTCAAAACCGTTTAAACGAAACAACGGAAGGCCGTCGCATACTGGATGCAGAAGGCCATGTACCTTTTGCCGGTGTTTCTAATGTAGAACACCTTGTGCATAAGGTGGAAAAAGGGATGATCTTGGATCCCGAAGAGTTAGTCCAACTTTCCGATTTCTTGCGCGGTTGTAGAAGGATTAAGCGTTTTATGAGTGAAAGAGAATTCTCTGCACCTGTTCTAGCTAGCTACGCGAATTCCATGACAGAATTAATGGAGATCGAAGAAGAAATTAATTTCTCCATTAAAGGAAGTAAGGTCTCTTCAGACGCAAGTCGTGAATTGAAGCGAATTCGCAATCATATCGAGTTAACAGAAGAAAAAGTAAAAGATCGTTTAAATAAGTTTTTAAATAATAGTGGAAACAGCAAGTATATACAAGAGTTCTTCATCAGTAAGAAAGACGAGCGTTACACCATTCCAATTAAGGCTTCGTTTAAGAATCACGTACAAGGCGTGGTAGTGGAAGTTTCATCTAAAGGATCCACCGTATTTATGGAACCTAGTTCTGTTTCGAAGTTAAGTGCGGAGCTTGCAATGTTACAAGCGGAAGAAGCTATGGTGGAGTATCAAATACTGGCCACACTTACTGGAATGATAACAGAACAGTTGCCGACAATTAGTGTCAATATGGAATTAATCGCACAGTACGACATGGTGTTTGCAAAAGCAAAGTTCAGTCGTCAAATCGATGGTATTGCACCTCGTGTGAATGATTATGGTAAGGTAAACCTCGTTGCCTGCAAGCATCCGTTGTTAACTGGTGCGGTAGTGCCGCTAGATTTCGAGATTGGAGAAAATTATCGGAGCTTAGTGATAACCGGGCCTAATGCAGGTGGTAAAACAATTGTGTTGAAGACGATAGGACTCGTGACGTTGGCGGTGATGTCCGGCTTCCATGTGCATGCAGATCCGGCGAGCGAAGTGGCCATTTTTGACCAAGTTTTCGTAGATATTGGGGATAATCAAAGTTTAGAGAATGCTCTTAGTACCTTTTCGTCTCATATGAAAAACTTATCGGAAGTTTTACGTGTTGCAAATAATAATACGTTGTTGCTGTTCGATGAGATTGGTAGTGGAACAGAACCGAATGAAGGTGCTGCCTTGGCTATTGCTATTTTAGAAGAGTTTTACTTGAAAGGCTGTATCACAGTTGCCACCACTCATTACGGAGAAATCAAACGTTATTCCGAGGAGCATCCAGATTTCATGAACGCCGCAATGCAGTTTAACAACGAAACACTGGAACCTTTGTATCGATTAATGATTGGTCGTTCAGGAGACAGTAATGCGTTATGGATCTCTAGGAAAATGGAGATCCCTGCTGGAGTGTTGGCGAAGGCGGAGAGATATATCACAGAGAAGAAGTATGAATATGCGTTGGTGAATGAAAGCAAAAAGAGAAAACCTCGTTCAGCTGTTGTGGAGAAAGAAAATGTGGTCGAGGTTGCTAAAGGGGACAGAGTGAAACTGCTGGATCGTAACGAAATTGGGATCGTGTACGAAGAACGAGACCAATATCGAAATGTAAAAGTCTTTTTGGAAGGCGATGTGGTGGAAATCAATGAGAGAAGATTGTCTTTGGAGGCAAAAGCGGCAGATTTATATCCAGAGGGGTATGACTTAAATACCTTATTTGTAGATTATAAAACAAGAAAGCTGAATCATGATATTACACGAGGATCCAAGAAGGTGTTGCGAAAGATTCACAAGGAAATTCGTGATAGCAAGAAGAACTGA